A single window of Nicotiana sylvestris chromosome 5, ASM39365v2, whole genome shotgun sequence DNA harbors:
- the LOC104221341 gene encoding cytochrome P450 71AU50-like, with protein sequence MAFMLATVIFALIVLFIFHKSLNITNKKKLPPGPKGIPILGHLHLLGENPTQDFYKLSKKHGPIMYLKLGLVPTYVISSPESAENILRTFDHVFASRPHNETAQYISYGQRNLIFSKYGAYWRNMRKLCTVHLLSNHKINSYRSTRSEEVALMIKSIKPSAEDGVVVDLSAKVSSLSANLSCLMIFGKKFMDEDLGKRGFKSLVQEVTHLAATPNLGDFFPFFGIIDIQGLTRRMKDISKVFDEFVEKIIDEHVQTTDQKKTKDFVDTMMSIMQSGEAEFQFDRRHVKAILLDMLVASIDTSSTSVEWMLSELLKNPNVMEKLQKELEEVVGLNRMVEESDLDNLKYLNMVFKESFRLHAAAPLLLHEAMEDCIVDDFYIQKGSQVIVNSYSIHMDPNVWPEADKFLPERFLESNVDVRGRDFQLLPFGSGRRSCPGMHLALIIVRLVVAQLVHCFDWKLPNGMQPKDLDMTEKFGIVTGRAKHLMAIPTYRLHN encoded by the exons ATGGCTTTTATGTTGGCAACAGTGATTTTTGCTCTTATTGTATTATTCATCTTCCATAAGTCACTAAATATCACGAACAAGAAGAAACTTCCTCCTGGCCCAAAAGGGATTCCTATATTAGGACATCTCCATCTTTTAGGTGAAAATCCAACCCAAGATTTCTACAAATTATCCAAAAAACATGGTCCTATTATGTACCTTAAATTAGGATTAGTACCAACTTATGTTATATCTTCTCCTGAATCAGCTGAAAATATCCTCAGAACATTTGATCATGTCTTTGCTAGTAGGCCTCATAATGAGACAGCTCAATACATCTCTTATGGCCAAAGGAATTTGATTTTTTCTAAGTATGGAGCTTACTGGCGTAACATGAGAAAATTATGCACAGTTCACTTGTTGAGTAACCACAAGATTAACTCGTATCGATCAACGAGAAGTGAAGAAGTTGCCCTTATGATCAAATCGATTAAACCATCAGCTGAAGATGGTGTTGTTGTTGATCTTAGTGCTAAGGTTTCATCATTGAGTGCCAACTTGAGTTGCTTAATGATTTTTGGAAAAAAGTTTATGGATGAGGATTTGGGCAAAAGGGGTTTTAAATCTTTAGTTCAAGAAGTTACACATTTAGCTGCAACACCAAATCTTGgtgattttttccctttttttggtATTATTGACATCCAAGGCCTTACGCGTCGTATGAAGGATATTTCTAAGGTATTTGATGAATTTGTTGAGAAGATTATTGATGAACATGTCCAGACTACAGACCAGAAGAAAACTAAGGATTTTGTTGATACCATGATGTCCATTATGCAATCTGGAGAAGCAGAGTTTCAGTTTGATCGTCGCCATGTCAAAGCTATTCTGTTG GACATGCTTGTAGCATCAATAGATACATCATCAACTTCAGTGGAGTGGATGCTCTCGGAACTTCTCAAGAATCCTAATGTAATGGAAAAACTCCAAAAAGAGTTAGAAGAAGTAGTTGGCCTAAACAGAATGGTGGAAGAATCAGACTTAGACAATTTGAAATACTTAAACATGGTATTCAAGGAGTCATTTAGGTTACATGCTGCAGCACCATTACTACTTCATGAAGCAATGGAAGATTGTATAGTAGATGATTTCTACATACAAAAAGGATCACAAGTTATTGTCAATTCATATTCAATTCATATGGATCCTAATGTTTGGCCTGAAGCTGACAAATTTTTGCCTGAGAGGTTTCTTGAAAGTAACGTAGACGTTCGTGGACGTGACTTTCAACTTTTACCATTTGGTTCTGGCAGAAGAAGTTGCCCTGGGATGCATTTGGCTTTAATTATTGTACGTTTGGTCGTCGCGCAATTAGTTCACTGCTTTGATTGGAAACTCCCAAATGGAATGCAGCCTAAGGATTTGGACATGACTGAGAAATTTGGTATTGTGACTGGTAGAGCCAAGCATTTGATGGCTATTCCTACTTACAGGCTACACAACTGA